A region of the Clavelina lepadiformis chromosome 9, kaClaLepa1.1, whole genome shotgun sequence genome:
GACTACCCTGCAGTGTCCAGCAGGTCGACACATTTGAGGTGTGAGAAAAAGTTTAATCTTGTACGAATGCATTAACATGCGGAATCGCGTTCAGAGTGCAGAAAAAATTCTCACGGCCTTAGCACATCTCTGGGCCATCGGCCTTACCCATCGGCCTTATCACTAGTGAGTCGATTGGTGAGAATCAAATCCAGTCACCTTATAGGGACTAGAACTTGAAAAACGTTGTGTCATTTTGAAAAGGAAAAGTTATTGAAAGAGTCTGATAACTTAAACACATTATTCGCCTGGAAAGTTTAATCACAGAAACGGCAGCAAATAGTTGTCAAAGTGATCTTTATTTTAGAATAACACACATGATATTTACAGGTATGTAGAAAAGGCACCAGGTTTAACATATCCAagttaattcaaatttcaaaacattaaGCACCAAATATGGGGTCAAATGAGGACAAAGAATGATTGGGTGACTGAGAGCAGCCGGAAGAATAATCCTGTAAGAAATCTGCTCGCCGGGTGAGGTCATCATCCAGAGGCCATAAAGAATCCACTTCGCCGGAGAGCATTTCGTTTAATCCAAATCCTTGACTGAAGTCATTTGACTCGTAGTCGATGCCAAGTTGCGTCGGTTCCGGAGATGACGTGAGTGATTGGAGGATCGACGTGACGTCAGGATCTTCAGCAGCAGTTGAGTGACTTGTGTTTTCTGACGACGGGGTTCGGGGAGAGATGATTGGTGAGTAATTGCTGCTCATGACGTCACCGTTTGCTTTGTGCATACGTATGTGCTTACGTAACGAACTGGGGTGGGTGTAGCTGCGATCACATCCTTTGTACTTTAAAGTAAAACGCAATCATCAAATTttagaattaaaattttagctGACTTGGTTTGCAAAGAAAgtctttaaattaaaacatgtgAAACCGAAACTTGGAATATTGCTTACCTTGCAAACATATAACTTTCCTTCAATGTGCATGTAGCTGTGCTTTTTACGATCGGAGCTATTGGCAAATCGTCGATCACACTCAGGATATTTGCATCGAAACGGTTTTTCgcctgaaataaaaaattgcagaCTTGGAAGCTCGTATTTCGTTAATGAAAGTGCATAAAAAGGTAACAATAACGCTTAGACTAAAATATTATCttacctgtgtgagttcttatatGGATTTTGAGGTTTTCGGTCCGACCAAATCCCTTACTGCAGACGGGGCATGCGAACGGTTTCTCTCTAGTGTGAGCTCGTATGTGGTTGACCAACTTGTACTTGGCCTTGAATGCTTTCAAATGACGTTTGCATTTACGCCAGTAGCAAGTGTGGTTGCTTTGTTCCGGTCCTCCGACGTGATCACAAGTGATGTGGTGGACAAACGCTTTCATGTCTTCGAAGATTAAACCGCACACTCTGCTTCCCTCCTGGCTCCAGATCATCCATTTCGCACGCAGTCGGTTTCGAAAGTTGGTTGGAAAAAGCTTTTTTGATAGTTGCTGACTGTTGCTGTTGAGCTGTTGGCGACAACTGTAGCAAGCCTTGGGATTGTTGCTGAATGGTTAACGGCTGCCTCTGAAAGGTTGACGGTTGTTGCCGAATGtttgactgttgttgccgaAAGGTTGAAGGTTGTTGTAGAGCTTGATATTGCACCGGAGTGTGCTGAGGTTGAAAGTAATAAGGATGCTGATATCCGGATGATAGCGGTGGAGGTTGATGAAGATTTCTTGATGCGTCATATCCGGGATAAAATTCCGGCGTGGGTGTTGTCGGATAAAGATAGGCCTGATAGTTGAACGATTGTTGTTGAGCAGACGAGAACAAATTTTGGGGGTTCAGGTTAATTCTTGAGTCATAATGATCACACGGACGGTTGGTAAAAGCTACTTGATGCATTGGCTTGATTTATATCataaaaatctgaaaacataaaacagataaaaaattttacgaTTATCTAATCATATAAATGTGGAAAGATACATACCTCTGGCAGACTTTTCAACCCATCTCAGGTTGTAAAAAGTTTTACGATCACTTCCGCTTCTAATGGTATCTGTCGAACACTGACCAACTACTGGACACATCTGACTGGATCCTGGTCATTTATACCTGGCCTGATCTggctttgcttttttcttatcACGACGTCacaatcatttttttgtttgtttattttccgATCGTTGGCGATCGCTTTCTCACCAGGTCACGTGCTGCGATCCCAAACTCATTATTTACCTTCGATCGCTAGTTATCGAGTCTACAACGAAGATAATTCCAGGACGCAGCACGCGTCCATCGATGACGTTGTATGAGGCCTATAAGGGCGCgaaagttgaaaatatttgcacttgcaGGATTACCGGGTGGAAGACAATGTTTTGAGCACTTTTTGAGataaacttaaaacttttaactctCGTTTGTTTCTGTCAAACCAGGCGTAAAAATGAAACGAAACTAACGCAAAAGTACATTTCGGTataagttttattattttaaccaTTACCTGCTTAATGAATTCTAATTTTTTATCGCTGTTGCTTTAAGTGGTTGCGTTTTCTGATTAAAATGTTAATATGTACAATTGTATGATGTATTTTTGCTTGGaaataaaagacaaaacattttacaaaatatcaaataaatttacaattcAACTTGCggaaaacataaaatactttttacaaaattttcacttttattttAGTTCTGTTTGTTTACTTAGTTgcatagaaaatatttcatattaatTTTCATTGAACGTCATTAAACTCATTCACTGGTAgttgatgtcgatggaaatgtttaattatcTTAATTAATGATGTAATTATTCGTTTTCCTTTGTCTCGCACCTTTCgaaaaaacttaactttacGGAGAACATTTATCACTAACTATCTGATTAGCCTATTGTGGCGTCACAATCAGTGTCATCCGGTCATCGAGATACCGGTTGTTTAGTTGATCATGGGGTGGTCATTGAATAACTTTGactttcaattgatttttgtttagaaaGTTTTTAAGAATGTTTCgcaagaaaagcaaaatactTCGTTACACACCAATTTTCGTTGCAAATGTAACTGGAAATctattaagttttttttcttgcttttttaaaatacttccctgtttataaaaaaaatgctctgaaaaatagaaattacgaaaatgcaaaaataacagaACTTTTGAAGTTAGCTTAGTTGGTTGGTTTTGTTGCATTGAAATATCTAACTCAACATTTCCCTCAAACACATCAGTTTcacattttacaatttttaatttttttccataTGATTTTGCTTTGTGTCGTCATCACAATGACGTCCCGCAATCGTTTCTTAAACTTCCGACCAAAGATTGCTTTCCCACGAGCTCATATGTGTCGCGATTTCCA
Encoded here:
- the LOC143470663 gene encoding uncharacterized protein LOC143470663 yields the protein MIWSQEGSRVCGLIFEDMKAFVHHITCDHVGGPEQSNHTCYWRKCKRHLKAFKAKYKLVNHIRAHTREKPFACPVCSKGFGRTENLKIHIRTHTGEKPFRCKYPECDRRFANSSDRKKHSYMHIEGKLYVCKYKGCDRSYTHPSSLRKHIRMHKANGDVMSSNYSPIISPRTPSSENTSHSTAAEDPDVTSILQSLTSSPEPTQLGIDYESNDFSQGFGLNEMLSGEVDSLWPLDDDLTRRADFLQDYSSGCSQSPNHSLSSFDPIFGA